Proteins encoded within one genomic window of Leptospira stimsonii:
- a CDS encoding O-antigen ligase family protein produces MPERLRKITLFLFCASIVTIGVSVSLSQGFLVLAFLFSLFTSKTKGFWKEPTITIAVAFFSWCLIDFWIHATNEENFSRYAKTAFNAELKDIFLFSGLIIAWNLKKEEFPAVFRALHILFWVLLITGLVSSFSSVRLSRLISDLYRESPNWKFTHPMGQIGKIPLYLPIGLMNTHLTFGGLLQFFFPLPLFLFLKPLLKRNWKGALLQGMILVLFLYVVFLNNARSSIIGALFSSFSAFLVLGPIRRELPTAKILFASAGAVFLLVLLGIGLSFTEAGQKITDPIFGKEKHTDAGRTFIWDSTFPLIEKNPVIGVGPGNYNREIEKSRIAHSEKYRELYYFYETTQRGHAHNDTFHLFAVFGFPAIFLFIAFGTSLYYRLLSTTLPYEQSLYFFGLSGFFLSGLFQCYFQDDEVVILFWILSGFFLRTNREKESVPSEV; encoded by the coding sequence ATGCCCGAACGTCTTAGAAAAATCACTCTTTTTTTATTCTGCGCAAGCATTGTAACAATCGGAGTCTCCGTCTCTCTCAGTCAGGGATTTCTCGTCCTGGCCTTCTTATTTTCGTTATTCACCTCAAAAACAAAAGGCTTTTGGAAAGAACCAACAATCACGATTGCAGTTGCATTCTTTTCTTGGTGTCTGATCGACTTTTGGATTCACGCTACAAACGAAGAAAATTTTTCCCGTTATGCGAAGACGGCATTCAATGCGGAGCTCAAGGATATCTTTCTCTTTTCCGGATTGATCATAGCCTGGAATCTTAAAAAAGAAGAATTTCCTGCGGTCTTTCGCGCGTTACACATTCTATTCTGGGTCCTTTTGATCACGGGACTTGTCTCGAGTTTTTCTTCCGTGCGTCTTTCTCGGTTGATCAGCGATCTTTACAGAGAATCTCCCAATTGGAAATTCACCCATCCAATGGGCCAGATCGGAAAAATCCCGCTCTACCTTCCGATCGGTCTCATGAATACACATCTAACTTTCGGAGGCTTACTCCAATTCTTCTTTCCTCTTCCACTGTTTCTTTTTTTAAAACCTCTTTTAAAAAGGAATTGGAAAGGAGCCCTGCTCCAAGGTATGATCCTCGTCTTGTTTCTCTATGTCGTTTTTCTCAACAACGCACGTTCATCGATCATCGGGGCTCTCTTCTCCTCTTTCTCCGCCTTTCTCGTGTTAGGTCCGATCCGAAGAGAATTGCCTACAGCGAAAATTCTTTTCGCTTCGGCCGGCGCGGTGTTTCTTCTGGTTCTACTTGGAATCGGACTTTCCTTCACGGAAGCGGGACAAAAAATCACGGATCCGATTTTCGGAAAAGAGAAACATACGGATGCAGGAAGAACGTTTATTTGGGATTCTACTTTTCCATTGATTGAAAAAAATCCTGTGATCGGAGTTGGACCCGGAAATTACAATCGAGAGATTGAAAAATCCAGAATTGCACACTCCGAAAAATACAGAGAACTGTATTACTTTTACGAAACCACACAGAGAGGGCACGCTCACAACGATACCTTCCACCTCTTTGCGGTTTTCGGATTTCCGGCGATCTTTCTCTTTATCGCGTTTGGGACCAGTTTGTATTATAGGCTTTTATCGACTACGTTGCCATACGAGCAATCTTTGTATTTTTTCGGCCTCTCCGGATTTTTTCTTTCCGGTCTCTTTCAGTGTTACTTCCAAGACGACGAGGTTGTGATTCTATTTTGGATTTTGAGCGGATTCTTTCTGCGCACAAATCGGGAAAAAGAATCGGTACCATCCGAAGTTTAA
- a CDS encoding glycosyltransferase: protein MRILYFSDTFLPKVDGVAISMKNFAELLAKRGHTFMICCPRYGEGDFDRIGDSIRIERFRSGYLPSYPDIKVVLPSPSKIKRIIKEFEPDLVHIHTPGLLGLYGINATEKYGIPTIGTYHTLMSEQDMYLSFYRLLKLDKLFLRASKSEKKLKIKDLSKIEKFDKFNIRKKIILKISNNIYERCDLIISPSHLIEKQLREFGLKTKIAVISNGLDLTSFKGTIKKLPTSPKLLHVGRISYEKNCDVILNAFKLIHDEIPDSTLTIIGDGPALPSLKVQAQNLGLENAITFTGFIKREELPEEYPKYDLFLTASTMETQGLVILESVACGLPAVGVDSFAIPELIHDGKNGYIAKPFDVKGIAEKAVAILKDAALYESFSEESIKISKGHEMMACVDKMEEVYKTVASVKNKKKRNTLINMLFSLPDPLDQFLRFLE from the coding sequence ATGAGAATTCTTTACTTTTCCGATACCTTTCTTCCCAAAGTGGACGGTGTCGCCATTTCCATGAAAAATTTTGCGGAGCTTCTGGCAAAACGGGGACATACCTTTATGATCTGTTGTCCTCGGTACGGGGAAGGAGACTTTGATCGTATCGGCGATTCGATTCGAATCGAGAGATTTCGAAGCGGTTATCTTCCGAGTTATCCGGATATCAAGGTGGTCCTACCTTCTCCGAGTAAGATCAAAAGAATCATCAAAGAATTCGAACCGGATCTCGTTCACATTCATACGCCAGGATTACTCGGTTTGTACGGAATCAACGCGACTGAAAAATACGGAATTCCTACGATCGGAACCTATCATACTCTCATGTCCGAACAAGACATGTATCTTTCCTTTTACAGACTTTTGAAATTGGATAAGCTTTTTTTAAGAGCGAGCAAGTCCGAGAAAAAGTTGAAGATCAAGGATTTGAGTAAAATCGAAAAATTCGACAAGTTTAACATCCGTAAAAAGATCATTTTGAAAATTTCGAACAATATCTATGAACGTTGTGATCTGATCATTTCTCCTTCCCACCTGATCGAAAAACAACTGAGAGAATTCGGACTCAAGACTAAAATCGCCGTCATATCGAACGGACTGGATCTGACTAGTTTCAAAGGGACGATCAAAAAACTTCCCACTTCTCCGAAACTCCTTCACGTTGGAAGAATCTCGTATGAAAAAAATTGCGACGTGATTCTCAACGCGTTCAAATTGATTCACGATGAAATTCCGGATTCTACTCTTACGATCATAGGAGACGGCCCGGCTCTTCCTTCCTTAAAGGTGCAGGCGCAAAATTTAGGACTCGAAAACGCGATCACCTTTACGGGCTTTATCAAACGGGAAGAACTTCCCGAAGAATATCCGAAATACGATTTATTTTTGACGGCTTCCACGATGGAAACCCAAGGTCTTGTAATCTTAGAATCCGTCGCCTGCGGACTTCCTGCGGTCGGAGTGGATTCCTTTGCGATTCCGGAGCTCATCCACGATGGAAAGAATGGCTACATCGCGAAGCCCTTCGACGTAAAGGGAATCGCCGAGAAAGCGGTTGCGATACTCAAGGACGCGGCCTTATACGAAAGTTTTTCGGAGGAATCCATCAAGATCTCCAAAGGACACGAGATGATGGCTTGTGTGGATAAGATGGAAGAGGTCTATAAAACCGTAGCGAGCGTAAAAAACAAAAAGAAAAGAAACACGTTGATCAACATGCTGTTTTCTCTTCCCGATCCTTTGGATCAGTTCTTGCGGTTTTTAGAATAG
- a CDS encoding glycosyltransferase family 9 protein, translating into MNLLVMRFSAMGDVALMAPAIIAIAAKYTNIQLTIVTRGNYAPFFYNIPNVNVVGFNLKRYRGLQGLYRLFKEINKLGPYEKVIDLHSSVRSRLISLLFLIRGIGVYRIVKGRREKLRQIRQKKKVLTPLPHTVERYLKVFENAGYPAAVRKGPWINVDPESKIFAKEFFESQNVKKKEGLWIGFAPFAGHELKEWPREKSQALLKLLLEEFPGVKIFLFGSREESKILEHWSKGSEESLKIVSGGKLGIRGELGIMEKMDIMIGMDSSNVHIAALLKRPVVGIYGTTHPYSGFAPFGQEDSGVLQIDNLPCRPCSIYGNTTCFRKDFACMEWIQPEDVIKRIRVVYNINTLF; encoded by the coding sequence CGGCCATGGGCGACGTAGCCCTTATGGCCCCGGCGATCATCGCAATCGCGGCGAAATATACGAACATCCAACTTACGATCGTTACACGCGGAAACTACGCTCCTTTTTTTTACAACATACCGAACGTAAACGTAGTCGGATTCAATCTTAAAAGATACCGCGGACTTCAGGGCTTGTATCGTCTTTTTAAAGAGATCAACAAATTAGGACCGTACGAAAAAGTCATCGATCTACATTCTTCCGTTCGATCGCGTCTGATCAGTTTACTTTTTTTAATTCGTGGAATCGGTGTTTATCGGATCGTTAAGGGAAGAAGGGAAAAGTTAAGACAAATTCGTCAGAAAAAAAAAGTTCTTACCCCACTACCTCATACGGTCGAAAGATATCTCAAAGTTTTTGAAAACGCCGGTTATCCTGCCGCAGTAAGGAAAGGACCTTGGATCAACGTGGATCCCGAGTCCAAAATTTTTGCCAAAGAATTTTTCGAATCGCAGAACGTAAAAAAAAAAGAAGGACTCTGGATCGGTTTTGCTCCGTTTGCAGGTCATGAACTCAAAGAATGGCCTCGGGAGAAAAGTCAGGCGCTTCTCAAACTTCTTCTCGAAGAATTTCCAGGTGTGAAAATTTTTCTTTTCGGTTCCAGGGAAGAATCTAAGATTTTGGAACACTGGTCCAAAGGAAGCGAAGAATCTCTAAAGATTGTCTCCGGCGGGAAGTTAGGAATTCGCGGGGAACTCGGGATCATGGAAAAGATGGACATCATGATCGGAATGGATTCTTCGAACGTTCATATCGCCGCGCTCTTAAAACGTCCCGTCGTCGGTATCTACGGAACCACACATCCTTATTCCGGTTTCGCGCCGTTCGGACAGGAAGATTCGGGAGTATTACAAATCGATAATCTACCATGCAGACCATGCAGTATTTACGGAAACACGACCTGTTTTCGAAAAGACTTTGCCTGTATGGAATGGATTCAACCCGAAGACGTAATCAAACGAATTCGAGTCGTTTATAACATCAATACCCTATTCTAA